A stretch of Acidobacteriota bacterium DNA encodes these proteins:
- a CDS encoding serine/threonine protein kinase, translated as MPDAFRQGTLVAGRYEILGLLGTGGMGEIYRARRLRLGDEVAIKVIRTTGVDDEALRDRFMRESRACARLRHPHIVAIHDFDVDDEGRPFLVMELLNGPSVREELAQSGRFDLARLQKILPGLCSALQLAHDNGIVHRDLKPANIVSHRYESGELVYKIIDFGLANVRAAADETRLTTERQFLGTVTYASPEQLRGQAVDQRSDVYSAGAVVYEMITGRAVFDAADSLAAATQHLMASPEPPSRFRTDLPGWVDAVVLRALAKEPDDRWPRIEDFGLAMQGEVAHDAPTGLGHVRTPALSGMLGKYDLGLLIGRGRFGSEVYAARHRALGHPVAVRTLHRRAHPTWDAARDRFLREAQALQVWHPSIIQVRDYGEERDVVYVVTELLEGVSLRELLAREGALPWPRVAPLADQLLDAIEAMHRRGGTVCGLSPEIIRMTRDDAGERLMISSAGIVQVQDLLGTLSLETLRGGERADPELPYVAPEVFMGRAPDMVADVFTIGVLLYEMATGRVPFEGRTLPSLLGAAMGPPPPPAHDMAPGVPPAVSDVVARCLVADPAARLAPVAEVRRRLSDATR; from the coding sequence ATGCCAGACGCGTTCAGGCAAGGCACCCTCGTCGCCGGCCGCTACGAGATCCTCGGCCTGCTCGGGACCGGCGGGATGGGCGAGATCTACCGCGCCCGCCGCCTGCGCCTCGGCGACGAGGTGGCCATCAAGGTCATCCGGACGACGGGCGTCGACGACGAGGCGCTGCGCGACCGGTTCATGCGTGAGAGCCGGGCGTGCGCACGCCTCCGCCACCCGCACATCGTCGCCATTCACGATTTCGACGTCGACGACGAGGGACGGCCGTTCCTGGTGATGGAGTTGCTGAACGGGCCGAGCGTGCGCGAGGAGCTCGCGCAGTCGGGGCGGTTCGACCTGGCGCGCCTGCAGAAGATCCTGCCCGGGTTGTGCAGCGCGCTGCAGCTCGCCCACGACAACGGCATCGTCCATCGCGACCTGAAGCCGGCCAACATCGTGAGTCATCGCTACGAGTCGGGCGAGCTCGTCTACAAGATCATCGACTTCGGCCTGGCGAACGTTCGCGCGGCCGCGGACGAGACCCGGCTCACGACCGAGCGGCAGTTCCTCGGCACGGTGACCTACGCCTCGCCCGAGCAGCTCCGGGGGCAGGCCGTCGACCAGCGCTCCGACGTTTACAGCGCCGGGGCGGTGGTCTACGAGATGATCACCGGGCGCGCGGTCTTCGACGCCGCCGACTCGCTCGCGGCGGCGACGCAGCACCTGATGGCATCGCCCGAGCCGCCGTCGCGATTCAGGACCGACCTGCCCGGCTGGGTCGATGCCGTCGTGCTGAGGGCGCTGGCCAAGGAGCCGGACGACCGCTGGCCGCGTATCGAGGACTTCGGGCTCGCCATGCAGGGGGAGGTGGCGCACGATGCGCCCACCGGCCTCGGCCACGTCCGGACTCCGGCGCTGTCGGGCATGCTCGGGAAGTACGACCTCGGACTCCTGATCGGCCGCGGCCGGTTCGGGAGCGAAGTGTACGCCGCACGGCACCGTGCGCTCGGCCACCCGGTGGCCGTGCGCACGCTGCATCGCCGGGCACACCCCACCTGGGACGCCGCCCGCGACCGCTTCCTTCGTGAGGCGCAGGCGCTGCAGGTGTGGCACCCGTCGATCATCCAGGTGCGCGATTACGGCGAAGAGCGCGACGTCGTCTACGTCGTCACCGAGCTGCTCGAGGGCGTCAGCCTGCGCGAGCTGCTGGCGCGCGAGGGCGCGCTGCCGTGGCCGCGCGTTGCGCCGCTCGCCGACCAGCTGCTCGACGCCATCGAGGCCATGCATCGGCGGGGCGGGACCGTGTGCGGCCTCAGCCCCGAGATCATCCGCATGACGCGCGACGACGCGGGCGAGCGCCTCATGATCTCGTCGGCGGGCATCGTGCAGGTGCAGGACCTGCTCGGCACACTCTCGCTCGAGACGCTGCGCGGCGGCGAGCGTGCCGACCCCGAGTTGCCCTACGTCGCGCCGGAGGTCTTCATGGGGCGAGCACCCGATATGGTGGCCGACGTGTTCACCATCGGCGTGCTCCTCTACGAGATGGCGACAGGCCGCGTGCCGTTCGAGGGCCGGACCCTGCCGTCGCTGCTCGGGGCCGCGATGGGGCCTCCGCCCCCGCCGGCGCACGACATGGCCCCGGGTGTCCCGCCCGCCGTTTCGGACGTGGTGGCGCGGTGCCTGGTGGCCGACCCCGCCGCGCGCCTCGCCCCGGTCGCCGAGGTGCGCCGCCGCCTGTCGGACGCGACCCGGTGA
- a CDS encoding PqqD family peptide modification chaperone: MDTAGAIAYHGPDMSADPSVFTPDTVVVAAAGPVACEVDGAYVILEPAAGRYFGTEKVGASIWRMLEVPVSVDSICRRLVEQYDVQPGRCEADVRTYLATLHAQGLLEICASPAER, translated from the coding sequence ATGGACACGGCCGGTGCCATTGCCTACCATGGTCCGGACATGTCTGCAGACCCGAGCGTCTTCACGCCCGACACCGTCGTCGTCGCGGCAGCTGGACCCGTCGCCTGCGAAGTCGACGGCGCGTACGTCATCCTCGAACCCGCGGCCGGACGGTACTTCGGCACCGAGAAGGTGGGCGCGTCGATCTGGCGGATGCTCGAGGTCCCGGTGTCGGTCGACAGCATCTGCCGGCGCCTCGTCGAACAGTACGACGTGCAGCCAGGGCGCTGCGAGGCCGACGTCCGAACCTACCTCGCCACGCTGCACGCCCAGGGACTGCTCGAGATCTGCGCCAG